In the genome of Methanococcoides burtonii DSM 6242, the window CCGATAAAGTTCCCTTCGATTGTAAACGAGTCCGCATTGATTTGTAATGGTTGCGAAGGTTCTTGATTTTACCACCTGCAAAGAATTTGCATTTTTTATCGGTGGTTGATGCAACAGCAAGATAATTAATTCCAACATCAACACCCATAAAAGTAGATGCTTCTATTATGCTTTTGTCTGGAATTTCTTTTTCAATGGAAAGGTGGATAAAATAATTTCCGTCATTATGTTTTACAATTTTGGAAGCTTGATATTTCCAAGAACCATCAAAATATTGCTTTGCGTGGTTGTAATTCAGAATAGTATAAGCTTTCCTGCTACTGTTGAAGGTTGTTATTTTTACAGTATTTTCATCAATGGTGAAGTCTCGTTTATACGAAAGTGTCATTGATGTGGGACTAAATTCTACTTGTTGCCAATGAGATTTTTTAGTCTTTATTTGTTCTTTCAATGTTTT includes:
- a CDS encoding transposase; this translates as MFLTKTVILKIETPDTELVETMQKYSEGMNHVSKVLFENGKTMGAMKLQKLVYPHLRENLGLKSQMSCNIPRQVAGCYKTLKEQIKTKKSHWQQVEFSPTSMTLSYKRDFTIDENTVKITTFNSSRKAYTILNYNHAKQYFDGSWKYQASKIVKHNDGNYFIHLSIEKEIPDKSIIEASTFMGVDVGINYLAVASTTDKKCKFFAGGKIKNLRNHYKSMRTRLQSKGTLSAKRILKYISGKEKRLMRDINHKISKEIGNYSAYL